From Xyrauchen texanus isolate HMW12.3.18 chromosome 36, RBS_HiC_50CHRs, whole genome shotgun sequence, one genomic window encodes:
- the inpp5ka gene encoding inositol polyphosphate 5-phosphatase Ka isoform X2, whose protein sequence is MEEDLLSALSSVSLEQKDSKMDTFGLYVVTWNVGTAEPPDDVNSLLQLNSPKKPDLYVIGLQEVKAAPLKFVADLAFEDSWSHLFMNALAPFGFIKVSSIRMQGLLLLFFSKLEHVPFIRDIQVTYTRTGLYGYWGNKGGVSIRLSFYGHMLCFLNCHLTAHMNFASQRVDEFEYILDAQTFDAKNTPHILDHKVVFSFGDLNFRIEDHGMHFIRNCINSQRFKLLWSKDQLTMMKKKEAILQEFEEGPLNFQPTYKFDLNSDNYDSSGKKRKPAWCDRILWRVKSNSSLTEDANKEGDNKEEQKKKLVEDQEEEFPLKVTQEYYTNKMEYGVSDHKPVVGLFRLELKKMHEAPLVQVCAEGEWSADFDALITYSPLQPFPSSAWDWIGIYKVGFKSVSDYITYSWVKDDQVALNDEIFQVYVSKDEIPVLGGECVLCYYSSNLQCIVGISEPFKLQESRVAIEEGLVPENISGLDQAVAS, encoded by the exons aTGGAGGAGGATTTGTTAAGTGCCCTCAGTTCTGTCAGTCTGGAGCAAAAAGACAGCAAGATGGACACTTTTGG GCTTTATGTTGTCACATGGAATGTGGGCACCGCGGAGCCACCTGATGATGTGAATTCTCTGCTCCAGCTCAACTCTCCAAAGAAACCAGACCTTTATGTTATTGG TCTACAGGAGGTGAAAGCAGCACCTCTAAAGTTTGTCGCAGACTTGGCCTTCGAGGACTCCTGGAGTCATCTGTTCATGAACGCATTGGCTCCTTTTGGTTTTATCAAG GTGTCCTCTATACGTATGCAGGGTCTACTCTTGCTTTTCTTTTCCAAACTGGAGCATGTCCCCTTTATCAGAGACATTCAGGTCACTTACACCCGAACAGGACTCTATGGATACTGG GGTAACAAAGGGGGCGTGTCTATTCGCCTTTCCTTCTATGGTCACATGCTCTGCTTCCTTAACTGTCACCTGACAGCCCACATGAACTTCGCCTCCCAGAGAGTGGATGAATTTGAGTACATTCTAGATGCTCAGACATTTGATGCCAAAAACACGCCACACATTCTTGACCATAA GGTTGTGTTCTCGTTTGGGGATTTAAATTTTCGTATTGAGGACCATGGTATGCACTTCATCCGAAACTGCATCAACAGCCAGCGTTTCAAACTTCTGTGGTCTAAAGATCAG CTCACCATGATGAAAAAGAAGGAAGCTATTTTGCAGGAGTTTGAAGAGGGACCTCTTAACTTTCAACCCACCTATAAATTTGACTTGAACTCCGATAACTACGATTCAAG TGGAAAGAAACGAAAGCCTGCATGGTGCGACAGGATTCTCTGGAGAGTGAAGTCAAACTCCTCACTGACAGAGGATGCCAACAAAGAAGGTGACAATAAAGAAGAGCAGAAGAAGAAACTGGTGGAGGACCAGGAGGAAGAGTTTCCTCTCAAAGTGACCCAGGAATATTACACCAATAAAATGGAGTATGGCGTTAGTGACCATAAGCCCGTTGTTGGCCTCTTCCGCTTGGAG CTGAAAAAGATGCACGAGGCGCCCTTGGTTCAAGTGTGTGCTGAGGGAGAGTGGAGTGCAGACTTCGATGCCCTGATAACCTACAGCCCTCTTCAGCCCTTTCCTTCCAGTGCCTGGGACTGGATTGGCATATATAAG GTTGGTTTTAAAAGTGTTTCTGACTACATTACTTACTCTTGGGTGAAGGATGACCAGGTGGCTTTAAATGATGAAATCTTTCAG GTTTATGTAAGCAAAGATGAAATTCCAGTTCTTGGGGGAGAATGTGTGCTTTGCTATTACAGCAGCAACCTGCAGTGCATTGTCGGTATTAGTGAACCTTTTAAG CTGCAGGAATCCAGGGTGGCGATTGAAGAGGGTTTAGTGCCTGAAAATATCAGTGGACTAGATCAAGCAGTTGCCAGTTAA
- the inpp5ka gene encoding inositol polyphosphate 5-phosphatase Ka isoform X1, producing MEEDLLSALSSVSLEQKDSKMDTFGLYVVTWNVGTAEPPDDVNSLLQLNSPKKPDLYVIGLQEVKAAPLKFVADLAFEDSWSHLFMNALAPFGFIKVSSIRMQGLLLLFFSKLEHVPFIRDIQVTYTRTGLYGYWGNKGGVSIRLSFYGHMLCFLNCHLTAHMNFASQRVDEFEYILDAQTFDAKNTPHILDHKVVFSFGDLNFRIEDHGMHFIRNCINSQRFKLLWSKDQLTMMKKKEAILQEFEEGPLNFQPTYKFDLNSDNYDSRIQKTWFGFNGKKRKPAWCDRILWRVKSNSSLTEDANKEGDNKEEQKKKLVEDQEEEFPLKVTQEYYTNKMEYGVSDHKPVVGLFRLELKKMHEAPLVQVCAEGEWSADFDALITYSPLQPFPSSAWDWIGIYKVGFKSVSDYITYSWVKDDQVALNDEIFQVYVSKDEIPVLGGECVLCYYSSNLQCIVGISEPFKLQESRVAIEEGLVPENISGLDQAVAS from the exons aTGGAGGAGGATTTGTTAAGTGCCCTCAGTTCTGTCAGTCTGGAGCAAAAAGACAGCAAGATGGACACTTTTGG GCTTTATGTTGTCACATGGAATGTGGGCACCGCGGAGCCACCTGATGATGTGAATTCTCTGCTCCAGCTCAACTCTCCAAAGAAACCAGACCTTTATGTTATTGG TCTACAGGAGGTGAAAGCAGCACCTCTAAAGTTTGTCGCAGACTTGGCCTTCGAGGACTCCTGGAGTCATCTGTTCATGAACGCATTGGCTCCTTTTGGTTTTATCAAG GTGTCCTCTATACGTATGCAGGGTCTACTCTTGCTTTTCTTTTCCAAACTGGAGCATGTCCCCTTTATCAGAGACATTCAGGTCACTTACACCCGAACAGGACTCTATGGATACTGG GGTAACAAAGGGGGCGTGTCTATTCGCCTTTCCTTCTATGGTCACATGCTCTGCTTCCTTAACTGTCACCTGACAGCCCACATGAACTTCGCCTCCCAGAGAGTGGATGAATTTGAGTACATTCTAGATGCTCAGACATTTGATGCCAAAAACACGCCACACATTCTTGACCATAA GGTTGTGTTCTCGTTTGGGGATTTAAATTTTCGTATTGAGGACCATGGTATGCACTTCATCCGAAACTGCATCAACAGCCAGCGTTTCAAACTTCTGTGGTCTAAAGATCAG CTCACCATGATGAAAAAGAAGGAAGCTATTTTGCAGGAGTTTGAAGAGGGACCTCTTAACTTTCAACCCACCTATAAATTTGACTTGAACTCCGATAACTACGATTCAAG GATACAGAAGACATGGTTTGGTTTTAA TGGAAAGAAACGAAAGCCTGCATGGTGCGACAGGATTCTCTGGAGAGTGAAGTCAAACTCCTCACTGACAGAGGATGCCAACAAAGAAGGTGACAATAAAGAAGAGCAGAAGAAGAAACTGGTGGAGGACCAGGAGGAAGAGTTTCCTCTCAAAGTGACCCAGGAATATTACACCAATAAAATGGAGTATGGCGTTAGTGACCATAAGCCCGTTGTTGGCCTCTTCCGCTTGGAG CTGAAAAAGATGCACGAGGCGCCCTTGGTTCAAGTGTGTGCTGAGGGAGAGTGGAGTGCAGACTTCGATGCCCTGATAACCTACAGCCCTCTTCAGCCCTTTCCTTCCAGTGCCTGGGACTGGATTGGCATATATAAG GTTGGTTTTAAAAGTGTTTCTGACTACATTACTTACTCTTGGGTGAAGGATGACCAGGTGGCTTTAAATGATGAAATCTTTCAG GTTTATGTAAGCAAAGATGAAATTCCAGTTCTTGGGGGAGAATGTGTGCTTTGCTATTACAGCAGCAACCTGCAGTGCATTGTCGGTATTAGTGAACCTTTTAAG CTGCAGGAATCCAGGGTGGCGATTGAAGAGGGTTTAGTGCCTGAAAATATCAGTGGACTAGATCAAGCAGTTGCCAGTTAA